One stretch of Chryseobacterium sp. LJ668 DNA includes these proteins:
- a CDS encoding DUF421 domain-containing protein, protein MYLSIFSNFEWKEFLLGGEEWIFLLEIVLRTIIMFLTIIIGLRILGKRGVRQLSVFELVVIIGLGSAAGDPMFYKDVGIASSIVVFMVIIPFYSLLTYFIGRFKKFENLLEGKAICLIQDGVFSIDNFKKENLGSDEFFSELRLQGVSHLGQIEMAIEETSGGISVFFYDEKDLKFGLPILPHSLDQPLKVIVNVGQYSCTFCGFTEEKEIGTAGNCKNCGKGNWVQASNKKRIT, encoded by the coding sequence ATGTATCTCTCGATTTTTTCAAATTTTGAATGGAAAGAATTTTTACTTGGTGGTGAAGAATGGATTTTCCTCTTAGAAATTGTGCTCCGCACCATCATCATGTTCCTGACCATCATTATCGGTTTACGTATACTGGGAAAAAGAGGCGTAAGGCAGCTATCAGTTTTTGAATTGGTGGTTATTATCGGTTTAGGCTCTGCAGCAGGTGATCCTATGTTTTACAAAGATGTTGGAATTGCCTCATCTATTGTTGTTTTTATGGTCATCATTCCTTTTTATAGTCTGCTGACTTATTTCATTGGTAGATTTAAAAAATTTGAGAATTTGTTGGAAGGAAAAGCGATATGTCTGATACAAGACGGTGTTTTCTCTATTGATAATTTTAAAAAAGAAAACTTAGGAAGCGATGAGTTTTTTTCTGAATTAAGATTACAAGGAGTTTCTCATTTGGGACAGATAGAAATGGCTATTGAAGAAACATCCGGAGGCATCAGTGTATTCTTTTATGACGAAAAAGATTTGAAATTTGGTTTACCCATTTTGCCTCATTCCTTGGATCAACCTCTGAAGGTGATAGTAAATGTGGGCCAATATTCATGTACATTTTGTGGGTTTACGGAGGAAAAGGAGATAGGTACAGCAGGCAACTGCAAGAATTGTGGTAAAGGAAACTGGGTACAGGCCAGTAACAAGAAAAGAATTACATAA